In Anomaloglossus baeobatrachus isolate aAnoBae1 chromosome 3, aAnoBae1.hap1, whole genome shotgun sequence, one genomic interval encodes:
- the LOC142297319 gene encoding uncharacterized protein LOC142297319 — protein MPMTCPVCQETLAQLAQHLKRKCLKFGTDEERTAVLKEAKERLVTLASKGTVISYQDIPALGTRDTFAAFLEERGFFISDKPAVARIVEDERPSTSATELLMQDELPAREREPPAKEGVLPVEVMVAPDMEEELPAVATEEIPPAAEEELPVVLEEMSIAENLPIIEEPPVVEEEMTIAEDLPIIEEPPVVEEEMTIAENLPIIEEPPVVEEEMTIAENLPIIEEPPVVEEEMTIAEDLPIIEEPPVVEEEMTIAEDLPIIEEPPVVEEEMTIAEDLTIIKEQPMVEEEQPIRDDVHDYRTGEDEEPSTSTGISTRHMSVNVDNAPTADPESSSVSDDDDDEAVSLSEADSNSETSEENDNEPNVEAETTEGEENSRNTDEHGERSSRIKWSVTLRIKMQEAGLYNRHPSSDPILQGFSDYLQNHCKLESYKQKVENVSRFLYFMDKRRVSLNFAKKIEKARSFFKKLKDIGLCNQTASNYLKHVRRFVHYLLFATDVTRQNRKLYKIMKYFKKVIMDIQKTFSKGIAKEVVSKRPYLELQKTDKTPEQCRALLNVAKPAFLQAIEDVKEGSRDQEAQLNILYYLEALIVLRHLLRPGVAKNMTVSEWTERMHYLHQNQEELAVVGVKSHKTAAQQVACFVLNQEEEEWFNVYFSEVRPVLATRDSPNNFFLSTSGIKIYNVSNDLTRYHKKYNVENISSKLVRKVCQTWTVSKLTEKEKYLFSKYLSHSNMTAERNYREKTLGDLCEVFQLVAGAGRPRETQPSTSRAAEGSSREEEQRVQAQEVDATSAQLEEVPGDSSLNPRPTESIPSSVRTRSTTTGRVLRKRKQPGDDDCRDPPIRMKLIPRLILRRIDD, from the exons ATGCCCATGACATGTCCAGTTTGTCAGGAAACATTGGCACAACTGGCACAGCATCTCAAACGGAAATGCCTGAAGTTTGGCACGGATGAGGAGAGGACTGCAGTCTTGAAAGAGGCTAAGGAGAGGCTGGTGACTCTTGCATCGAAGGGAACAGTTATCTCTTATCAAGATATTCCGGCCCTCGGTACAAGAGATACTTTTGCTGCTTTCCTGGAGGAAAGAGGATTTTTTATATCCGATAAACCAGCTGTGGCCAG GATTGTTGAAGATGAGAGGCCATCTACGTCTGCCACGGAATTGCTCATGCAAGATGAGctgccagccagggagagagagcCGCCCGCCAAGGAGGGAGTGTTGCCCGTCGAGGTTATGGTAGCACCTGACATGGAAGAAGAGCTGCCCGCCGTGGCCACGGAAGAAATTCCACCAGCGGCGGAGGAAGAGCTGCCGGTGGTGCTGGAAGAAATGTCAATTGCGGAGAACCTGCCCATCATCGAAGAGCCGCCCGTGGTGGAGGAAGAGATGACAATTGCGGAGGACCTGCCGATCATCGAAGAGCCGCCCGTGGTGGAGGAAGAGATGACAATTGCGGAGAACCTGCCCATCATCGAAGAGCCGCCCGTGGTGGAGGAAGAGATGACAATTGCGGAGAACCTGCCCATCATCGAAGAGCCGCCCGTGGTGGAGGAAGAGATGACAATTGCAGAGGACCTGCCGATCATCGAAGAGCCGCCCGTGGTGGAGGAAGAGATGACAATTGCGGAGGACCTGCCGATCATCGAAGAGCCACCAGTGGTGGAGGAAGAGATGACAATTGCGGAGGACCTGACGATCATCAAAGAGCAGCCCATGGTGGAGGAAGAGCAACCCATCAGAGATGATGTTCATGACTACAG GACTGGTGAAGACGAGGAACCATCCACATCCACTGGCATATCGACACGTCACATGTCAGTTAATGTGGACAATGCACCCACCGCAGATCCTGAATCGTCTTCTGTatccgatgatgatgatgatgaggccgTTTCACTCAGTGAGGCAGATTCAAACTCAGAAACCAGTGAAGAGAATGACAACGAGCCTAATGTAGAAGCTGAGACCACAGAAGGAGAAGAGAATTCCAGGAACACAGATGAGCATGGGGAGCG ATCTTCAAGGATAAAATGGAGTGTTACTTTGAGGATCAAAATGCAAGAAGCAGGATTGTATAATCGCCATCCTTCGTCCGATCCAATCCTACAAGGTTTTTCTGACTATTTACAAAACCACTGTAAACTGGAGAGTTACAAGCAAAAAGTTGAAAATGTGTCGAGGTTTCTGTATTTTATGGACAAGCGCCGTGTGAGCCTCAATTTTGCAAAGAAGATTGAGAAAGCACGCTCATTCTTCAAAAAGCTCAAAGACATTGGCCTGTGCAACCAAACCGCCTCCAACTACTTGAAGCATGTCCGGAGATTTGTACACTACCTGCTGTTTGCGACCGATGTAACGCGGCAAAACAGAAAACTTTATAAGATCATGAAATATTTCAAGAAGGTGATTATGGACATCCAGAAGACCTTTTCTAAGGGAATTGCAAAAGAGGTGGTTAGCAAAAG GCCTTACCTAGAATTGCAGAAAACCGACAAAACACCAGAGCAATGTCGGGCGCTTTTGAATGTCGCAAAGCCAGCGTTCTTACAAGCCATCGAGGACGTCAAAGAAGGATCCCGAGATCAAGAGGCTCAGCTGAATATACTTTATTATCTTGAAGCCCTAATTGTACTACGACACTTGCTAAGACCAGGAGTTGCCAAAAATATGACC GTTTCTGAGTGGACGGAAAGGATGCATTACTTGCATCAAAATCAAGAAGAACTGGCAGTTGTTGGCGTTAAATCCCATAAAACTGCTGCCCAACAAGTAGCGTGCTTTGTTCTCAatcaagaagaagaggag TGGTTTAACGTTTACTTTTCAGAAGTGAGACCGGTGCTGGCCACACGAGACAGCCCGAATAACTTCTTCTTATCGACTTCAGGAATAAAAATTTATAACGTATCCAACGACCTTACACGCTACCACAAAAA GTATAATGTTGAAAATATCTCCAGTAAGCTGGTCAGAAAAGTCTGTCAGACATGGACCGTGTctaaactgacagagaaagagaagtATCTGTTCTCGAAATACTTAAGCCATTCGAACATGACAGCggagaggaactacagggagaAAACCTTAGGGGACCTCTGTGAAGTGTTCCAACTGGTTGCAGGAGCAGGCAGACCAAGGGAAACCCAGCCCAGCACCTCAAG AGCAGCAGAAGGAAGCAGCAGAGAAGAGGAGCAAAGGGTCCAGGCCCAGGAAGTCGATGCTACCAGTGCCCAACTTGAAGAAGTACCCGGTGACTCAAGTTTAAATCCAAG GCCGACAGAATCTATCCCGTCCAGTGTCCGCACAAGATCCACGACGACTGGGAGGGTGTTGAGGAAAAGGAAACAGCCCGG AGATGACGACTGCAGGGATCCGCCCATAAGAATGAAGCTTATCCCTAGGCTCATATTGAGGAGAATCGACGATTGA